A window of Nicotiana tabacum cultivar K326 chromosome 24, ASM71507v2, whole genome shotgun sequence contains these coding sequences:
- the LOC107767178 gene encoding protein ANTHESIS POMOTING FACTOR 1-like isoform X2, with protein MFVIYAHPCSFQGILRLRGRPAVAYDQQGLVFAVAMEGGAVKLFDSRSYDKGPFDTFLVGGDTAEVCDIKFSNDGKSMLLTTTSNSIYVLDAYGGEKRCGFNLDPSLTAMEATFTPDGQYVVSDVSSWDFTGDNIGHQTLWSINRTTTGVLLVIQPYFSTSSFS; from the exons ATGTTTGTGATATACGCTCACCCTTGTAGTTTTCAGGGGATTTTGCGTCTAAGAGGTAGGCCTGCAGTTGCTTATGACCAACAAGGCCTTGTCTTTGCAGTGGCAATGGAAGGGGGTGCCGTCAAATTGTTTGATTCAAGGTCGTACGACAAG GGACCCTTTGATACCTTCCTAGTTGGTGGAGACACAGCTGAGGTTTGTGACATAAAATTCAGCAATGATGGAAAATCAATGCTCTTAACAACTACTAGTAACAGCATCTATGTCCTTGACGCCTATGGAGGAGAGAAG CGGTGTGGGTTTAATCTGGATCCCTCTCTGACAGCAATGGAGGCAACCTTTACACCAGATGGCCAATATGTTGTTTCAG ATGTATCATCTTGGGACTTCACGGGAGATAATATAGGACATCAGACATTATGGAGCATAAATAGAACAACAACGGGAGTACTATTGGTTATACAGCCATACTTCTCAActtcatcattttcataa
- the LOC107767178 gene encoding protein ANTHESIS POMOTING FACTOR 1-like isoform X1, translating to MFVIYAHPCSFQGILRLRGRPAVAYDQQGLVFAVAMEGGAVKLFDSRSYDKGPFDTFLVGGDTAEVCDIKFSNDGKSMLLTTTSNSIYVLDAYGGEKAQRCGFNLDPSLTAMEATFTPDGQYVVSDVSSWDFTGDNIGHQTLWSINRTTTGVLLVIQPYFSTSSFS from the exons ATGTTTGTGATATACGCTCACCCTTGTAGTTTTCAGGGGATTTTGCGTCTAAGAGGTAGGCCTGCAGTTGCTTATGACCAACAAGGCCTTGTCTTTGCAGTGGCAATGGAAGGGGGTGCCGTCAAATTGTTTGATTCAAGGTCGTACGACAAG GGACCCTTTGATACCTTCCTAGTTGGTGGAGACACAGCTGAGGTTTGTGACATAAAATTCAGCAATGATGGAAAATCAATGCTCTTAACAACTACTAGTAACAGCATCTATGTCCTTGACGCCTATGGAGGAGAGAAG GCGCAGCGGTGTGGGTTTAATCTGGATCCCTCTCTGACAGCAATGGAGGCAACCTTTACACCAGATGGCCAATATGTTGTTTCAG ATGTATCATCTTGGGACTTCACGGGAGATAATATAGGACATCAGACATTATGGAGCATAAATAGAACAACAACGGGAGTACTATTGGTTATACAGCCATACTTCTCAActtcatcattttcataa
- the LOC107767178 gene encoding protein ANTHESIS POMOTING FACTOR 1-like isoform X3, giving the protein MFVIYAHPCSFQGILRLRGRPAVAYDQQGLVFAVAMEGGAVKLFDSRSYDKGPFDTFLVGGDTAEVCDIKFSNDGKSMLLTTTSNSIYVLDAYGGEKAQRCGFNLDPSLTAMEATFTPDGQYVVSGWRDAHVET; this is encoded by the exons ATGTTTGTGATATACGCTCACCCTTGTAGTTTTCAGGGGATTTTGCGTCTAAGAGGTAGGCCTGCAGTTGCTTATGACCAACAAGGCCTTGTCTTTGCAGTGGCAATGGAAGGGGGTGCCGTCAAATTGTTTGATTCAAGGTCGTACGACAAG GGACCCTTTGATACCTTCCTAGTTGGTGGAGACACAGCTGAGGTTTGTGACATAAAATTCAGCAATGATGGAAAATCAATGCTCTTAACAACTACTAGTAACAGCATCTATGTCCTTGACGCCTATGGAGGAGAGAAG GCGCAGCGGTGTGGGTTTAATCTGGATCCCTCTCTGACAGCAATGGAGGCAACCTTTACACCAGATGGCCAATATGTTGTTTCAG GGTGGCGAGATGCGCATGTGGAAACATAA
- the LOC107767178 gene encoding protein ANTHESIS POMOTING FACTOR 1-like isoform X4, which produces MFVIYAHPCSFQGILRLRGRPAVAYDQQGLVFAVAMEGGAVKLFDSRSYDKGPFDTFLVGGDTAEVCDIKFSNDGKSMLLTTTSNSIYVLDAYGGEKRCGFNLDPSLTAMEATFTPDGQYVVSGWRDAHVET; this is translated from the exons ATGTTTGTGATATACGCTCACCCTTGTAGTTTTCAGGGGATTTTGCGTCTAAGAGGTAGGCCTGCAGTTGCTTATGACCAACAAGGCCTTGTCTTTGCAGTGGCAATGGAAGGGGGTGCCGTCAAATTGTTTGATTCAAGGTCGTACGACAAG GGACCCTTTGATACCTTCCTAGTTGGTGGAGACACAGCTGAGGTTTGTGACATAAAATTCAGCAATGATGGAAAATCAATGCTCTTAACAACTACTAGTAACAGCATCTATGTCCTTGACGCCTATGGAGGAGAGAAG CGGTGTGGGTTTAATCTGGATCCCTCTCTGACAGCAATGGAGGCAACCTTTACACCAGATGGCCAATATGTTGTTTCAG GGTGGCGAGATGCGCATGTGGAAACATAA